In Fibrobacter sp. UWB15, a genomic segment contains:
- the ftsY gene encoding signal recognition particle-docking protein FtsY: MGLFSAIKSGLAKTRDALMGELKGIVGAGKITDDTLEELEEHLIKADVGVEAAFLLTDALREQALGKSLTTEQVLGIMRSEAERLLKDPPPFELKGKPHVVLVIGVNGAGKTTTIGKLAARLKGEGKKVMIAACDTFRAAAIDQLETWAQRSGAEFVKHQEGSDPAAVAFDACNAAVARGCDVVLIDTAGRLHNKDYLMEELKKIVRVIKKVSPDMPHDMWLVIDGNTGQNTINQTKIFNQSFPLTGLVVTKLDGTARGGAVLSIASSLQIPIRWIGMGERIDQLVPFSKAEYVEGLFENALEENEQ; this comes from the coding sequence ATGGGACTTTTTTCTGCCATTAAGAGTGGCCTAGCCAAGACCCGCGACGCCTTGATGGGCGAACTCAAGGGTATTGTCGGTGCAGGCAAAATTACAGACGACACTCTTGAGGAACTCGAAGAACACTTGATCAAGGCCGACGTGGGTGTCGAAGCGGCGTTCCTGTTGACCGATGCCTTGCGCGAGCAGGCGCTGGGCAAGTCGCTCACGACCGAACAGGTGCTCGGCATTATGCGTAGCGAAGCGGAACGCCTCTTGAAGGATCCGCCTCCGTTTGAACTCAAGGGCAAGCCGCACGTGGTGCTTGTGATTGGCGTGAACGGCGCCGGCAAAACGACTACAATCGGTAAGCTTGCCGCACGCCTCAAAGGCGAGGGCAAGAAGGTGATGATTGCGGCCTGCGACACGTTCCGTGCTGCGGCCATCGACCAGCTTGAAACCTGGGCGCAGCGCTCGGGTGCCGAATTCGTGAAGCATCAGGAAGGTTCTGACCCTGCGGCTGTGGCGTTCGATGCCTGCAATGCTGCAGTGGCCCGCGGCTGCGACGTGGTCCTCATCGATACCGCCGGCCGTCTGCACAACAAAGACTACTTGATGGAAGAACTCAAGAAGATTGTCCGCGTGATCAAGAAGGTGAGTCCCGACATGCCGCACGACATGTGGCTCGTAATCGACGGCAATACCGGACAGAACACCATCAACCAGACGAAAATTTTCAATCAGAGTTTCCCGCTCACCGGCCTCGTGGTGACCAAGCTCGACGGTACGGCCCGTGGCGGCGCAGTGCTTTCGATTGCAAGTTCGCTCCAGATTCCTATCCGCTGGATTGGCATGGGCGAACGCATTGACCAGCTGGTGCCTTTCAGCAAGGCCGAATACGTGGAAGGCCTTTTCGAAAACGCTCTGGAAGAAAACGAGCAGTAA
- a CDS encoding DUF3791 domain-containing protein produces MAKEMEFFSFLMEQYAAYKGTTANKILAQLEAKKQTDFVYSMYERYHTEAIENAFDDLDKILA; encoded by the coding sequence ATGGCGAAAGAAATGGAATTCTTCAGTTTCTTGATGGAGCAGTATGCTGCCTATAAAGGAACTACTGCAAATAAAATCCTTGCGCAGCTTGAAGCGAAAAAGCAGACGGATTTTGTTTACAGCATGTATGAGCGATACCATACAGAAGCGATAGAAAACGCTTTTGATGATTTAGATAAAATATTGGCGTAA
- a CDS encoding acyl-CoA dehydrogenase family protein → LEVAGDITANTIFPNSEDVDAEGPHCEDGRVRYASKTYENLEATRKAGLNGVTMPRRFGGLNFPITAYTAINEMIASADAGFENIWSLQDCIETLYEFGDEDQRSRFIPRVCAGETMSMDLTEPDAGSDLQRVMLKATYSEADKCWYLNGVKRFITNGDSDIHLVLARSEEGSHDGRGLSMFIYDKRDGGVNVRRIENKLGIHGSPTCELVYKNAKAELCGRRKFGLIKYVMALMNGARLGIAAQSVGISQMAYNEALAYAKDRKQFGQAIVNFPAVYEMISNIKARLDAGRALLYQTARYVDIYKGLEDIERTRKLTDEEKAELKLYQKLASACTPLAKGMNSEYANLNAYDSIQVHGGSGYMLEYACQRLYRDARITSIYEGTTQLQTVAALPHITTGTYSQMLEELEAGEVAAEYESLKARAKAMDAKFYEAIEVVKAANNNEFTDLCSRHLYELAANCVMSQLMLRDATKAPELFDKSMKVYLNLAEAEVAKHYNFVKSVDVEAMESYRK, encoded by the coding sequence CTCGAAGTCGCAGGCGACATCACCGCGAACACCATCTTCCCGAACTCCGAAGACGTGGACGCCGAAGGCCCCCACTGCGAAGACGGCCGCGTGCGCTACGCAAGCAAGACCTACGAGAACCTGGAAGCCACCCGCAAGGCAGGCCTCAACGGTGTCACCATGCCGCGCCGCTTCGGCGGCCTCAACTTCCCGATTACCGCCTACACGGCCATCAACGAAATGATCGCCTCTGCAGACGCCGGTTTCGAGAACATCTGGTCCCTGCAGGACTGCATCGAGACGCTCTATGAATTCGGCGACGAGGACCAGCGTTCCCGCTTTATCCCGCGCGTGTGCGCCGGCGAGACGATGTCGATGGACTTGACCGAACCCGATGCCGGTTCCGACCTGCAGCGCGTGATGCTCAAGGCCACCTACAGCGAAGCCGACAAGTGCTGGTACCTTAACGGCGTGAAGCGCTTCATCACCAACGGCGACAGCGACATCCACCTGGTGCTCGCCCGCTCCGAAGAAGGCTCCCACGACGGCCGCGGCCTTTCCATGTTCATCTACGACAAGCGCGACGGTGGCGTGAACGTACGCCGCATCGAGAACAAGCTCGGCATCCACGGAAGCCCGACCTGCGAACTTGTCTATAAGAACGCGAAGGCTGAACTCTGTGGCCGCCGCAAGTTCGGCCTCATCAAGTACGTGATGGCACTCATGAACGGTGCGCGTCTCGGCATTGCCGCACAGTCCGTGGGCATCAGCCAGATGGCATATAACGAAGCTCTCGCCTACGCCAAGGACCGCAAGCAGTTCGGCCAGGCTATCGTGAACTTCCCGGCCGTCTACGAGATGATTTCCAACATCAAGGCACGCCTCGACGCTGGCCGCGCACTGTTGTACCAGACAGCCCGCTACGTGGACATCTACAAGGGCCTCGAGGACATCGAGCGCACCCGCAAGCTCACCGACGAGGAGAAGGCAGAACTCAAGCTGTACCAGAAACTCGCCAGCGCATGCACGCCGCTCGCCAAGGGCATGAACTCCGAATACGCCAACCTGAACGCCTACGACAGCATCCAGGTGCACGGCGGTTCGGGCTACATGCTCGAATACGCTTGCCAGCGCCTCTACCGCGATGCACGCATCACCTCCATTTACGAAGGCACGACGCAGTTGCAGACGGTTGCCGCGCTCCCGCACATCACCACCGGCACCTACAGCCAGATGCTCGAAGAACTGGAAGCGGGCGAAGTGGCCGCCGAATACGAGAGCCTCAAGGCCCGCGCGAAGGCCATGGACGCGAAGTTCTACGAAGCAATCGAAGTCGTGAAGGCAGCGAACAACAACGAGTTCACCGACCTCTGCAGCCGTCACCTCTACGAACTCGCCGCCAACTGCGTGATGAGCCAGCTCATGCTCCGCGACGCCACCAAGGCACCCGAACTGTTCGACAAGAGCATGAAGGTGTACTTGAACCTCGCCGAAGCCGAAGTCGCCAAGCACTACAACTTCGTGAAGAGCGTGGATGTGGAAGCGATGGAGAGCTACAGGAAGTAG
- a CDS encoding DUF4230 domain-containing protein, whose amino-acid sequence MKFALKILAVLILMCATAVTTAFAIKKLYVTEAKGPQITSAFVEQQISEIAELATLHHHYRKNANYQDAKKLLKYMPDWRINKSIKEFMLIYQGDVKLGYDLKDIKINVEPITKTILIYLPEPKILSHSIDFESIEVFWEKKGWFNDIKFEDFKQFFIAEQKKYEEENSDDLKRRAREHAKQIIRLYLGSIVKFADPEENNDQPFVKKWLEPNDGYHINLE is encoded by the coding sequence ATGAAATTCGCCTTAAAAATACTTGCAGTTCTGATTCTCATGTGCGCAACGGCTGTCACAACCGCCTTCGCCATAAAGAAACTGTACGTTACCGAAGCCAAGGGGCCTCAAATCACGAGCGCATTCGTAGAGCAGCAAATCAGTGAAATTGCGGAGCTAGCAACACTCCACCACCACTACCGCAAAAACGCGAATTACCAAGACGCCAAGAAACTCTTGAAATACATGCCCGATTGGAGAATCAACAAGTCCATCAAGGAATTCATGCTAATTTACCAGGGCGATGTCAAACTCGGTTACGACTTGAAAGACATCAAAATCAATGTCGAGCCCATCACAAAGACAATCCTGATTTACTTGCCGGAACCAAAGATTCTAAGTCACAGCATTGACTTCGAAAGTATCGAAGTCTTTTGGGAGAAGAAGGGCTGGTTCAACGACATCAAATTCGAAGACTTCAAGCAATTCTTTATTGCCGAACAGAAAAAATACGAAGAAGAAAACAGCGATGATCTCAAGCGCAGGGCTCGCGAGCACGCCAAGCAAATCATACGGCTTTACCTAGGGTCAATCGTCAAATTCGCTGACCCCGAAGAAAACAACGATCAGCCGTTCGTTAAAAAATGGCTAGAGCCCAACGACGGCTACCACATTAACCTAGAATAG
- a CDS encoding DUF3990 domain-containing protein, which produces MKLYHGGNIAVSKPEILVSDRRLDFGTGFYLTTSSEQAQNWSELTVKRKGTGTPTASIYEFDNQDLSGLKCLKFPRADKEWLRFVTANRKNENIQNDYDLIIGPVANDRTMPVISLYFAGIYDEDETIKRLLPQMLRDQYVFRTELALQKLIFVKAVTK; this is translated from the coding sequence ATGAAGCTTTATCATGGTGGCAACATCGCAGTATCCAAACCTGAAATTCTTGTTTCTGACAGAAGATTGGATTTCGGGACGGGCTTCTATTTAACCACAAGTAGCGAGCAGGCACAGAATTGGTCTGAATTGACCGTTAAGCGGAAAGGGACTGGGACACCGACGGCTTCAATTTATGAGTTTGATAATCAGGATTTGTCAGGCTTGAAGTGCCTGAAGTTTCCGCGTGCGGACAAGGAATGGCTTCGCTTTGTGACTGCAAACAGAAAGAACGAGAATATTCAGAATGATTATGATCTAATTATCGGTCCCGTGGCAAACGACAGGACCATGCCCGTCATTTCGCTCTATTTTGCGGGAATTTACGATGAAGACGAAACGATAAAAAGGCTTTTGCCGCAAATGCTTCGAGACCAATATGTTTTCCGCACGGAACTTGCCTTGCAAAAACTTATATTTGTAAAGGCGGTAACTAAATGA
- a CDS encoding 1-acyl-sn-glycerol-3-phosphate acyltransferase, protein MAFIRAIFYYLFIGVGLFVVGLPFMFYKGVLCRRWADSTRICIPFFRVLFKLSGIKVEIEGKENIPDHKKFVLIANHQSFLDINVIWPSITMTSFIAKAELWKIPVFGWVLTKIGCIPVHRNPRKNLGMGAVVKKRLEDNVTISVFPEGHRSNDGHMLPFQNGIFRMAKENKFPLLPVTLVDTGKRLSKTKWAQTPGVVKIVVHPLQTPESFENKSATQLRDEIHNMISSALPYRQADAATAANKEA, encoded by the coding sequence ATGGCATTTATTCGTGCAATTTTCTACTACTTGTTCATTGGAGTAGGGCTTTTCGTTGTCGGTCTTCCGTTCATGTTTTACAAGGGCGTGCTTTGCAGGCGCTGGGCAGACAGCACCCGCATATGCATCCCGTTTTTCCGGGTTTTGTTCAAGTTGTCGGGAATCAAGGTCGAAATCGAAGGCAAGGAGAACATTCCGGACCACAAGAAGTTCGTGCTCATAGCCAACCACCAGAGTTTTTTGGACATCAACGTGATTTGGCCCTCGATTACCATGACCTCGTTCATTGCGAAGGCGGAACTCTGGAAAATTCCCGTGTTCGGCTGGGTCTTGACTAAAATCGGCTGCATTCCGGTGCACAGGAACCCGCGCAAGAACCTGGGCATGGGCGCTGTCGTGAAAAAGCGCCTCGAAGACAACGTGACCATTTCGGTGTTCCCCGAAGGCCACCGCAGCAACGACGGGCACATGCTCCCGTTCCAGAACGGAATTTTCCGCATGGCCAAGGAAAACAAGTTTCCGCTCCTGCCGGTGACGCTTGTGGATACGGGCAAGCGGCTTTCCAAGACCAAGTGGGCGCAGACCCCGGGTGTGGTAAAGATTGTGGTGCACCCGCTGCAGACACCCGAAAGCTTTGAGAACAAATCCGCCACGCAGCTGCGCGACGAGATTCACAACATGATTTCTTCGGCGCTGCCCTACAGACAGGCCGACGCCGCCACCGCGGCAAACAAGGAGGCCTAA
- a CDS encoding thioredoxin family protein, with protein MILRLLMLVALCVSVSFAAPLNDAVPAKKASTRKSTVHWMDYNEALEKAQKFPKLVFVDLYADWCIPCRVMDANVYSDPTVASLLNTRFYAVKLNADSQDTIMCDGQKKTVQRCYFDVWELNALPAFVLVAPKGMSILTVTDSMSPQELRYMLYQFLEKEKEWISR; from the coding sequence TTGATTTTACGTTTGTTGATGCTTGTAGCGCTTTGCGTTTCGGTTTCTTTTGCAGCCCCTCTAAACGATGCGGTGCCTGCCAAGAAAGCCTCGACTAGAAAGTCCACTGTACATTGGATGGACTATAATGAAGCGCTTGAAAAGGCTCAAAAGTTTCCGAAACTTGTCTTTGTGGATTTGTATGCGGACTGGTGCATTCCCTGCCGCGTGATGGATGCGAACGTGTACAGCGACCCCACGGTGGCCTCGCTTTTGAACACGCGTTTTTATGCCGTTAAGCTCAATGCCGATTCACAAGATACCATCATGTGCGACGGTCAAAAGAAAACGGTGCAACGCTGCTATTTTGATGTATGGGAACTGAACGCGCTTCCGGCTTTTGTGCTTGTTGCCCCGAAGGGAATGAGCATTTTGACGGTTACCGACTCTATGTCGCCGCAAGAACTGCGATACATGCTGTACCAGTTCCTTGAAAAAGAAAAGGAGTGGATATCCCGATGA
- a CDS encoding glycosyltransferase family 2 protein gives MNEQFLFYAQIVFWVMIFLLVHCYLLFPMTLPFVSEIFKRRKKPEQGDVELPTVSILISAYNEEAVIERKIHNILELDYPKDKLEVLIGDDGSADKTAEIVARYESQGITLVKAPKNAGKAAMLNRLNKIAKNDILLFCDANTMFFPNVVRKLVIPFRDKKIGCACGHLILSDKSGSTLGRGESSYWDLESEIKKFEGVLDMLIGGNGALYAIRRELYTELPVKKSVMDDFFVTTKVLEKGYYCTFVTSAIGTEQTSKESSGEFRRKVRIGRANFNFLFSYLPLLNPLHPLLAYLFFSHKILRWFSPHILILLFVANACLLTSGLFYQIFFGVMSLSLLVAGFKIVPSGYYFLSMNYAMLKGFFMAFKPEKSGGWAREARSDE, from the coding sequence ATGAACGAACAATTCCTTTTTTACGCTCAAATCGTTTTCTGGGTGATGATTTTTTTGCTAGTACATTGCTACTTGCTGTTCCCGATGACGCTCCCGTTTGTAAGTGAAATCTTTAAGCGCCGCAAGAAGCCGGAACAAGGCGACGTGGAACTGCCGACGGTGTCGATTTTGATTTCGGCCTACAATGAAGAAGCGGTAATCGAACGCAAAATCCATAACATTTTGGAACTTGATTACCCCAAGGACAAACTTGAAGTTTTGATTGGTGACGATGGCTCTGCCGACAAAACCGCTGAAATTGTGGCACGCTACGAGTCGCAGGGAATCACGCTGGTCAAGGCGCCGAAGAATGCGGGCAAGGCTGCCATGCTGAACCGCCTGAACAAAATTGCAAAGAATGACATCTTGCTCTTCTGCGATGCAAACACGATGTTCTTCCCGAATGTGGTGCGCAAACTCGTGATTCCGTTCCGGGACAAGAAAATCGGCTGCGCCTGCGGTCACTTGATTCTTTCTGACAAGAGCGGTTCTACGTTGGGTCGCGGCGAAAGTTCTTACTGGGATTTGGAATCTGAAATCAAGAAGTTCGAAGGCGTTCTCGATATGCTGATTGGCGGCAACGGCGCCCTCTATGCAATTCGCCGTGAACTGTATACGGAACTGCCTGTCAAGAAGAGCGTCATGGACGACTTCTTCGTAACTACCAAGGTGCTTGAAAAGGGTTACTACTGCACGTTTGTTACAAGTGCTATCGGTACCGAGCAGACGTCTAAGGAATCGAGCGGTGAGTTCCGCCGCAAGGTGCGTATCGGCCGCGCGAACTTCAACTTCTTGTTCTCTTACTTGCCGCTGTTGAATCCGCTGCACCCGCTGCTTGCCTACCTGTTCTTCTCGCACAAGATTCTGCGCTGGTTCTCGCCGCACATTTTGATTTTGCTGTTTGTCGCGAACGCTTGCCTACTCACGAGTGGTCTCTTCTACCAGATTTTCTTTGGTGTGATGTCGCTTTCGTTGCTGGTCGCCGGCTTCAAGATTGTACCGAGCGGTTACTACTTCCTTTCGATGAACTACGCTATGCTTAAAGGTTTCTTCATGGCGTTCAAGCCCGAAAAAAGCGGCGGTTGGGCCCGCGAAGCCCGCAGCGATGAGTAA
- a CDS encoding EAL domain-containing protein, translated as MREKSDIPASVVVDLLNTAKVDPFVIFDAKSHEIYMVNPSISLFWKPKRPYEPGIKFEEYFFPANEQNTLFVEELLEKGVTIIRCPYSGKDLVVEASQISWNGKRSIFMRVNDHSDRFFDSLTGLPNLEYCRIRGENYVEGLLNAGKTPAVVFFDIIGMKLYNNANGFSSGNEFLIHFAAVLKKQFADNLVCRSTNDHFVVVADIANLEEKLCEIRKYVKGTVSKISMDLYVGICQTDTDSDILDAIEKAKLACNIQKKKGDKFIRQYDEDLHRTLMLHNYVVNHIDDAIANGYIKVYYQPVVRTISETFCGMEALARWIDPEQGFLNPGEFIGALEESKQIHKLDSHVIELVCREMREQLDQGYPVVPVSFNLSRLDFTGCDIFEVVERILQKYKIERDYIRVEITESIMASDSYIQHEIERFRLVGYEVWMDDFGSGYSSLNTLKDYKFDELKIDMAFLSNFNDVSRTIISSMVRMAKSLGLKTLAEGVETKEQMEFLKSIGCEKVQGYYYGKPQPLKATMEHMESSGIVIEDSNTRAVYSKIGRLDYQENTPRAIMTFENEKFKFLFVNRQYEEQLMSLGFKSIKDVEDASNNPENPVYYTLHEAERAAYEAPCEVTYVTHGMYVIIKGRLVADNNGCHIYDLSFRNTHVSAYDSSSRGKEATLPANTKTVLIAEANPQERAFLESILRPDYHVLLAENGEQALNLLLEYGRHVALALIDVNLPKIDGFKLIQNFQAERRNLQIPFVVMTDNKDLAKESIRIGATQFLLTPIKDRGMLKAKIDGSIKNAEMLQQLALNYMEFVPGGVILYSVKTGEILYVNARILDMFECSSVDDFRNYVGRFFKNAILPEDFGKVNADISEQVKSRSTATKQLTFRVKTANGNVKRVYHVGKVFGKTPYGTIFSAFLSEDDLAMKKYFNRRDAFLKFMESGVTTGTKSYDPGYRGFLFWDLTKNSPVLRMGGISYIPKELEDKYTYEIHHRYLSSVMQQNETNVMNALDYTRDKLILDYMNKCMVHSLDISYDVAGYIFTIRSSFDMMMDPETGDIILKLQNDSIKTTKK; from the coding sequence TTGCGTGAGAAATCCGACATTCCCGCGTCGGTAGTCGTGGATCTTTTGAATACGGCCAAGGTGGACCCGTTTGTGATTTTCGATGCGAAATCGCACGAAATCTATATGGTGAATCCTTCTATTTCTCTTTTTTGGAAACCGAAAAGACCCTATGAACCGGGAATCAAGTTCGAAGAGTATTTCTTTCCTGCTAACGAACAGAATACATTGTTTGTCGAAGAACTCCTTGAAAAAGGGGTGACGATTATTCGCTGCCCGTATTCGGGAAAAGACCTGGTTGTAGAGGCGTCACAGATTTCCTGGAATGGCAAGCGTTCCATTTTCATGCGCGTAAACGATCATTCCGACCGGTTCTTCGATTCCCTGACGGGGCTTCCGAATTTAGAGTATTGCCGCATCCGCGGAGAAAACTATGTAGAGGGCCTTTTAAATGCAGGTAAAACCCCTGCAGTGGTTTTCTTCGACATTATCGGGATGAAGCTTTACAACAATGCCAACGGCTTTAGCTCCGGAAACGAGTTCTTGATTCACTTTGCGGCCGTACTGAAAAAGCAGTTTGCAGATAACCTGGTATGCCGTAGCACGAACGACCATTTTGTCGTTGTTGCAGACATTGCCAACCTCGAAGAAAAGTTGTGCGAAATTCGAAAATACGTTAAGGGTACGGTTTCCAAAATTTCAATGGACCTTTACGTGGGCATTTGCCAAACGGATACAGACAGCGATATTCTCGACGCGATTGAAAAGGCGAAACTCGCCTGCAACATTCAAAAGAAAAAAGGCGACAAATTTATCCGGCAATATGACGAAGACCTGCACAGGACACTCATGTTGCACAATTACGTGGTAAACCACATTGATGACGCCATTGCGAACGGCTACATCAAGGTTTACTACCAGCCGGTGGTGCGAACGATTTCGGAAACGTTCTGCGGCATGGAGGCGCTTGCCCGCTGGATCGATCCGGAACAGGGCTTTTTGAACCCGGGCGAATTTATCGGCGCATTAGAGGAATCCAAGCAAATCCATAAGCTCGACAGCCACGTGATAGAACTTGTCTGCAGAGAAATGCGCGAGCAATTGGACCAGGGCTACCCTGTGGTTCCGGTGTCGTTCAACCTTTCGCGATTGGACTTTACCGGCTGCGATATTTTTGAAGTGGTCGAAAGAATTCTTCAAAAATACAAGATTGAGCGTGACTACATCCGTGTAGAAATTACCGAAAGCATCATGGCGTCGGATTCGTATATCCAGCATGAAATTGAGCGATTCCGTCTAGTTGGCTACGAAGTCTGGATGGACGATTTCGGCAGCGGTTATTCTTCGCTGAATACGCTCAAGGACTACAAGTTCGACGAACTTAAAATCGACATGGCCTTCCTTTCGAACTTTAACGATGTGTCTCGCACCATTATCAGCTCGATGGTCCGCATGGCGAAAAGCCTTGGGTTAAAGACCTTGGCCGAAGGTGTAGAAACCAAGGAACAGATGGAATTCCTGAAGAGCATCGGTTGCGAAAAAGTCCAGGGCTACTACTATGGAAAGCCGCAACCGTTGAAGGCTACCATGGAGCACATGGAATCTTCGGGAATAGTCATCGAAGATAGCAACACGCGTGCCGTGTATTCAAAAATCGGGCGTCTCGACTATCAGGAAAATACTCCTAGGGCGATCATGACGTTCGAGAATGAAAAGTTCAAGTTCCTGTTTGTGAATCGGCAGTACGAAGAACAACTCATGAGTCTCGGCTTTAAAAGCATCAAGGACGTCGAAGACGCGTCGAACAATCCTGAAAACCCGGTGTATTACACACTTCACGAGGCAGAAAGGGCCGCCTACGAGGCTCCCTGTGAAGTGACCTATGTGACGCATGGCATGTACGTCATTATAAAGGGGCGCCTGGTTGCCGACAATAACGGATGTCACATTTACGACTTGTCTTTCCGCAATACGCATGTGAGCGCTTACGATAGTTCATCTCGCGGCAAGGAGGCTACGCTTCCGGCGAATACGAAGACTGTCTTGATTGCCGAAGCCAATCCGCAAGAGAGGGCGTTCCTTGAAAGTATCCTGAGACCGGATTACCATGTGCTGCTAGCCGAAAATGGCGAACAGGCGCTCAACTTGCTGCTTGAATACGGACGTCACGTGGCTCTTGCCTTGATAGATGTGAATCTCCCGAAAATTGACGGATTCAAGCTCATCCAGAATTTCCAAGCTGAACGGCGCAATCTCCAAATTCCATTTGTTGTCATGACCGACAACAAGGATTTAGCCAAAGAAAGCATCCGTATAGGCGCCACTCAGTTCCTCTTGACGCCCATTAAAGATAGGGGCATGCTCAAGGCAAAAATTGATGGCTCTATCAAGAATGCCGAAATGCTGCAGCAATTGGCTTTGAACTATATGGAGTTTGTTCCTGGCGGAGTAATTCTGTACAGTGTAAAGACTGGCGAAATTCTTTATGTAAATGCCCGAATACTTGACATGTTTGAATGTAGCAGTGTCGATGATTTCCGTAATTATGTCGGGCGGTTCTTCAAGAATGCAATTCTTCCTGAAGATTTCGGAAAGGTGAATGCGGATATCTCGGAACAGGTAAAGAGCAGAAGCACCGCGACAAAGCAATTGACCTTCCGTGTAAAGACTGCCAACGGAAATGTCAAGCGAGTCTATCATGTAGGTAAGGTCTTTGGCAAAACTCCGTATGGCACTATTTTTTCGGCGTTCTTGTCCGAAGACGACTTGGCGATGAAAAAGTACTTTAACCGTAGAGACGCCTTTTTAAAATTTATGGAATCGGGTGTCACGACGGGCACCAAGTCTTACGACCCGGGTTATCGCGGATTCCTGTTCTGGGATCTGACCAAGAATTCACCGGTGCTCCGCATGGGCGGAATCTCGTACATTCCCAAGGAACTCGAAGACAAGTACACCTACGAAATCCATCACAGGTACCTGAGTTCCGTGATGCAGCAAAACGAAACTAATGTCATGAACGCGTTGGATTACACCCGCGATAAACTGATCCTGGATTACATGAATAAATGCATGGTCCATTCGCTGGACATCAGCTATGACGTCGCGGGCTACATTTTTACCATTCGTTCGAGCTTTGACATGATGATGGACCCGGAAACCGGCGACATCATCCTGAAATTGCAAAACGACAGCATCAAGACAACAAAGAAGTAG
- a CDS encoding ATP-dependent Clp protease proteolytic subunit, whose product MADCNEKKENAPSEIMKKAEEFLASKRKIFLWGGVDDESAERIVKELLYLDSLNHDDIYFFINSPGGVISSGLAIYDCMNAIQSDVVTVCCGQAASMGAVLLTSGAKGKRYAWPNARIMIHQPLIHGEIVAPASDIQIQAEEMLRIRNITGKILAETSGHTMEEIDRDTERDNFMSAEEAKAYGLVDKVESIV is encoded by the coding sequence ATGGCAGATTGCAACGAAAAGAAAGAGAATGCCCCTTCCGAGATCATGAAGAAGGCTGAAGAATTCCTTGCCTCCAAGCGTAAGATCTTCTTGTGGGGCGGTGTCGACGACGAAAGCGCCGAACGCATTGTGAAGGAACTTTTGTATCTGGATTCCTTGAATCACGACGACATCTATTTCTTCATTAACAGCCCGGGTGGCGTGATTTCTAGCGGCCTTGCCATTTACGACTGCATGAACGCTATCCAGAGCGACGTGGTCACGGTTTGCTGCGGTCAGGCAGCCTCCATGGGTGCGGTACTTTTGACTTCGGGAGCAAAGGGCAAGCGTTATGCATGGCCCAATGCCCGCATCATGATTCACCAGCCGCTCATTCACGGTGAAATTGTCGCCCCGGCAAGCGACATCCAGATTCAGGCCGAAGAAATGCTGCGCATCCGCAACATTACGGGTAAGATTCTTGCCGAAACTTCTGGCCACACCATGGAAGAAATCGACCGCGACACGGAACGCGACAACTTTATGAGTGCCGAAGAGGCCAAGGCCTACGGCCTGGTCGACAAGGTCGAAAGCATCGTTTAA